A genomic window from Brassica oleracea var. oleracea cultivar TO1000 chromosome C8, BOL, whole genome shotgun sequence includes:
- the LOC106307190 gene encoding inter alpha-trypsin inhibitor, heavy chain 4-like produces the protein MAEDFARAVEDGLKLAKRIYLGNDRAVAAPRLAAPMERTSTAQAYLPSSPMVYAVIPDPGIVDNPDLPSYQPHVHGRCDPPALIPLQMNAIELDIDCYLDRALVTVTGTWRVHCVMGSKRCDCRIAVPMGEHGSILGVEVEITRKSYATQLIAAQDGNELEKTTQPQSGGFLKPNIFTLIIPQVDGGTNLSIKMSWSQKLTYNEGEFFLDIPFNFPEYVTPAVKKISKRVKIYLSVDAGTGTEVLFKRCSHQLKEKMRNSGTLRFSYEGDVLKWSNADFSFSFTASSSNIVGGLFLQSAPVHDVDQRDVFSFYLFPGKQQKTKAFKREVVFVVDVSKSMAGKPLEDANNAISTALSKLSPGDSFNIITFSDDTSLFSTSMELITSDSVERGIEWMNKNFAVSDGTNMLPPLEKAVEMLSNTRGSVPMIFFVTDGSVEDERHICNVMKKRLASSGSVPPRIHTFGLGVFCNHYFLQTLANLSRGQHESVYNTDHIEERLDKLFTRALSTVLLNITIEPLQVLDEVEVYPSKIPDLTSSSPLMIYGRYRGKFPENVKANGLLGDFSSFSVELTVQRAKDMPLDKVFAKNVIDLLTAEAWFLEDKQLKEKVTKLSIQTGVPSEYTRMIQLENTEEASKQSDTGGKKKIASNGEKQKMISRTIPLQNFSIGFGDITATRENVPPGYGEQRAPDAAEKFVKAASSCCVSLCNKCCCMCCVQCCTKLNDQCVLVFTQLFTALACIACFECCTNVCCACGGEH, from the exons ATGGCGGAGGATTTCGCAAGGGCGGTGGAAGATGGTCTCAAACTCGCGAAACGCATTTATCTCGGTAACGATCGCGCCGTCGCGGCGCCGAGGCTAGCGGCGCCGATGGAGAGAACCTCCACGGCGCAGGCCTACCTTCCTTCGTCCCCCATGGTCTACGCAGTTATACCCGACCCGGGAATAGTGGATAATCCTGACCTACCTAGCTACCAGCCTCACGTGCACGGCAGGTGCGACCCACCGGCTCTGATTCCTCTCCAGATGAACGCTATAGAGCTCGACATCGATTGTTATCTCGACAGGGCTCTCGTCACCGTGACCGGAACGTGGCGTGTCCACTGCGTCATGGGAAGCAAGAGATGCGATTGCCGTATCGCTGTTCCTATGGGAGAACATGGTTCGATTCTAGGTGTTGAGGTTGAGATTACTAGAAAGTCTTACGCAACGCAACTGATCGCGGCTCAAGATGGTAACGAGTTGGAGAAAACGACGCAACCTCAAAGTGGAGGGTTCTTGAAACCAAACATATTCACTCTTATAATACCACAG GTTGATGGAGGTACCAACCTCTCTATCAAGATGTCTTGGTCACAGAAGTTGACGTATAACGAAGGAGAGTTCTTCCTAGACATTCCTTTTAACTTTCCTGAGTATGTGACTCCTGCTGTAAAGAAAATCTCCAAGAGGGTGAAGATTTACTTGAGTGTTGACGCCGGTACTGGAACAGAAGTTCTCTTCAAAAGATGCAGTCATCAACTTAAG GAGAAAATGAGGAACTCAGGGACGTTGAGGTTTTCATATGAAGGAGATGTTTTGAAATGGTCAAATGCAGATTTTAGCTTTTCTTTTACG GCCTCTTCAAGTAATATAGTTGGTGGACTTTTTCTTCAATCTGCGCCAGTTCACGATGTGGATCAGAGAGATGTATTTTCGTTCTACCTTTTCCCAGGAAAGCAGCAAAAAACTAAG GCATTCAAGAGGGAAGTTGTGTTTGTTGTTGATGTAAGTAAAAGCATGGCTGGAAAACCTCTAGAAGATGCAAACAATGCGATATCAACAGCTCTATCTAAGCTTAGTCCTGGAGATTCCTTCAACATCATCACTTTCAGTGATGATACTTCTCTCTTTTCAACCTCAATGGAGTTAATTACTTCAGATTCTGTTGAAAGAGGCATTGAGTGGATGAACAAGAACTTTGCTGTCTCTGATGGTACCAACATGCTCCCTCCCCTAGAGAAG GCTGTGGAAATGCTTTCGAACACACGTGGCTCGGTTCCTATGATCTTCTTTGTAACAGATGGGTCTGTTGAAGATGAGAGACACATTTGTAATGTAATGAAGAAACGTCTTGCTAGTTCTGGATCAGTGCCTCCACGGATACACACTTTTGGGCTAG GTGTATTCTGTAATCACTACTTCCTGCAAACGCTTGCAAATCTATCAAGAGGCCAGCATGAATCAGTTTATAACACAG ATCATATCGAGGAACGGTTAGACAAATTGTTTACAAGGGCTTTATCCACTGTTCTTTTGAATATAACGATTGAGCCTCTGCAGGTTCTTGATGAAGTTGAG GTATACCCTTCAAAAATTCCTGATCTGACGTCCTCAAGTCCATTGATGATATATGGGAGATACAGAGGAAAGTTCCCTGAGAATGTGAAAGCCAATGGTCTTCTAGGAGATTTTAGCAGCTTCTCTGTGGAGTTGACTGTACAACGTGCAAAAGACATGCCTCTTGATAAA GTGTTTGCAAAGAATGTGATTGACTTGCTTACTGCTGAGGCATGGTTCTTGGAAGACAAACAGCTAAAAGAAAAG GTTACTAAACTAAGCATCCAAACAGGCGTACCATCTGAGTATACTAGAATGATCCAGCTGGAGAACACAGAAGAAGCATCCAAACAAAGTGACACTGGTGGAAAGAAAAAG ATAGCGAGCAATGGCGAGAAACAGAAGATGATATCAAGAACAATCCCACTACAAAACTTTAGTATAGGCTTTGGTGATATAACAGCTACAAGAGAGAATGTTCCACCAGGATATGGAGAGCAGAGAGCACCTGATGCTGCTGAGAAGTTCGTGAAGGCTGCCTCGAGCTGTTGTGTCTCCTTGTGCAACAAATGCTGCTGCATGTGTTGTGTCCAATGCTGCACCAAGCTCAATGATCAATGTGTCCTTGTCTTCACACAGCTCTTCACAGCGCTAGCTTGCATCGCCTGCTTTGAATGTTGCACAAATGTTTGCTGTGCATGTGGTGGAGAACACTAG
- the LOC106308280 gene encoding uncharacterized protein LOC106308280 isoform X2 codes for MTDPERLTALKKAYADTILNTAKEAAARVMVSERRARGYQQELVAVRDEALRTCLRLKQMYDSKVKEAEMMSLSKQQKIEELEAQLGEAEDIVGELRMELRESRYQLEKLTSIRQSNEEENKPINEVVSLACEDSSNHERTVVASGIIKPHSSDRDMSINRCSYKENKDPCHHTLPSILTRRREAEALEKGDFPNVEEKELLTTSLSPSEKEYVQFTVRRKRKKDARSGSISPEGGSSSSQEDESRNRRQKTGEKDNVYLDSFNTESSSRDTRRVAQVARQLLPFTEKKMSQENQSDYVS; via the exons ATGACTGACCCAGAG AGATTAACCGCATTGAAGAAGGCTTACGCGGATACGATACTGAACACGGCCAAGGAAGCGGCGGCACGTGTGATGGTTTCAGAGAGGAGAGCTCGTGGGTATCAGCAGGAGCTTGTGGCGGTTAGAGACGAGGCTCTCCGTACGTGTCTTAGGCTTAAGCAGATGTATGATTCCAAG GTCAAAGAGGCAGAGATGATGTCTTTAAGCAAGCAGCAAAAGATTGAAGAACTTGAAGCTCAACTTGGAGAAGCTGAAGATATAGTGGGCGAGCTAAGGATGGAGCTGCGGGAGTCTCGTTACCAGCTCGAGAAATTGACAAGTATTCGTCAAAGCAACGAGGAGGAAAACAAGCCAATAAATGAAGTGGTTTCTTTAGCGTGTGAG GACTCTAGTAACCACGAGAGAACAGTAGTGGCTAGTGGGATCATCAAACCACATTCGAGTGACAGAGATATGAGTATCAACAGGTGTTCTTATAAAGAGAATAAAGATCCTTGCCACCATACTCTTCCTTCCATACTAACTAGACGCAGAGAAGCTGAAGCGTTAGAAAAAGGAGATTTTCCTAATGTGGAAGAGAAGGAGCTACTGACTACATCTTTGTCGCCTTCAGAGAAAGAGTATGTCCAGTTCACAGTCAGGAGAAAGCGTAAGAAGGATGCAAGAAGCGGCAGCATTAGCCCTGAAGGGGGAAGCTCCTCATCGCAAGAAGACGAGAGCAGAAACAGAAGACAAAAGACTGGAGAGAAAGACAATGTGTACTTGGACTCCTTCAACACTGAATCATCATCTCGTGATACTCGTCGTGTTGCTCAGGTCGCTCGTCAG CTTTTACCATTTACAGAGAAGAAAATGTCGCAGGAGAACCAAAGTGATTATGTTTCTTGA
- the LOC106308962 gene encoding uncharacterized protein LOC106308962 codes for MGSSARETGLVFTVSLKTWDHYDHLYLLKLFKDIKDHLQKRNFLDTDTHTCAYLYVSCNIKIFSWVQTKLSGKKHKSTSDSSQETSGPALSKDLQSWPQETVLAIGTLGNNLFSKEEQEKEDEADSSKDLTRVNTDVTIGKKKSLSFLLKKMFVCTNGFKIPPPPLDLSTGDSVPYTRMEKMLKTIPNKKIHPQHSNAIAKKYLENRKTIDEARPSVEANKWSKTDSECIQ; via the exons ATGGGATCAAGTGCTAGAGAAACG GGATTAGTGTTTACGGTGTCGTTAAAAACATGGGACCACTATGATCATCTTTATCTCCTTAAGCTATTCAAGGATATCAAAGATCATCTACAGAAAAGGAATTTCTTGGATACAGACACACATACATGTGCTTATTTATATGTCTCTTGCAACATAAAG ATTTTTAGTTGGGTTCAAACAAAACTTAGTGGAAAGAAACATAAGTCAACTTCAGATTCTT CTCAAGAAACATCAGGACCTGCTTTGAGTAAAGACCTCCAAAGTTGGCCTCAAGAAACAGTACTAGCCATTGGAACACTTGGAAACAATCTCTTCTCCAAAGAAGAACAAGAAAAAGAAGATGAAGCAGATTCTAGCAAAGACCTCACTAGGGTTAACACGGATGTTACTATCGGAAAGAAGAAATCGCTCTCTTTTCTTCTCAAGAAGATGTTTGTTTGCACAAATGGCTTCAAAATCCCACCTCCTCCTCTTGATTTGTCTACAGGAGATTCAGTTCCCTACACACGTATGGAAAAG ATGCTGAAGACAATACCCAACAAGAAAATACATCCACAACATTCAAATGCTATAGCAAAGAAGTATTTGGAGAATCGTAAGACTATAGATGAAGCTCGTCCAAGTGTTGAGGCCAACAAATGGAGCAAGACTGATTCTGAAT
- the LOC106308280 gene encoding uncharacterized protein LOC106308280 isoform X1 — MTDPERLTALKKAYADTILNTAKEAAARVMVSERRARGYQQELVAVRDEALRTCLRLKQMYDSKVKEAEMMSLSKQQKIEELEAQLGEAEDIVGELRMELRESRYQLEKLTSIRQSNEEENKPINEVVSLACEDSSNHERTVVASGIIKPHSSDRDMSINRCSYKENKDPCHHTLPSILTRRREAEALEKGDFPNVEEKELLTTSLSPSEKEYVQFTVRRKRKKDARSGSISPEGGSSSSQEDESRNRRQKTGEKDNVYLDSFNTESSSRDTRRVAQVARQLLPFTEKKTSQENQSDDVS; from the exons ATGACTGACCCAGAG AGATTAACCGCATTGAAGAAGGCTTACGCGGATACGATACTGAACACGGCCAAGGAAGCGGCGGCACGTGTGATGGTTTCAGAGAGGAGAGCTCGTGGGTATCAGCAGGAGCTTGTGGCGGTTAGAGACGAGGCTCTCCGTACGTGTCTTAGGCTTAAGCAGATGTATGATTCCAAG GTCAAAGAGGCAGAGATGATGTCTTTAAGCAAGCAGCAAAAGATTGAAGAACTTGAAGCTCAACTTGGAGAAGCTGAAGATATAGTGGGCGAGCTAAGGATGGAGCTGCGGGAGTCTCGTTACCAGCTCGAGAAATTGACAAGTATTCGTCAAAGCAACGAGGAGGAAAACAAGCCAATAAATGAAGTGGTTTCTTTAGCGTGTGAGGACTCTAGTAACCACGAGAGAACAGTAGTGGCTAGTGGGATCATCAAACCACATTCGAGTGACAGAGATATGAGTATCAACAGGTGTTCTTATAAAGAGAATAAAGATCCTTGCCACCATACTCTTCCTTCCATACTAACTAGACGCAGAGAAGCTGAAGCGTTAGAAAAAGGAGATTTTCCTAATGTGGAAGAGAAGGAGCTACTGACTACATCTTTGTCGCCTTCAGAGAAAGAGTATGTCCAGTTCACAGTCAGGAGAAAGCGTAAGAAGGATGCAAGAAGCGGCAGCATTAGCCCTGAAGGGGGAAGCTCCTCATCGCAAGAAGACGAGAGCAGAAACAGAAGACAAAAGACTGGAGAGAAAGACAATGTGTACTTGGACTCCTTCAACACTGAATCATCATCTCGTGATACTCGTCGTGTTGCTCAGGTCGCTCGTCAG CTTTTACCATTCACAGAGAAGAAAACGTCGCAGGAGAACCAAAGTGATGATGTTTCTTGA
- the LOC106308136 gene encoding two-component response regulator ARR7 has protein sequence MAVGEVMRMEVPTGGDLTVSSPDLHVLAVDDSIVDRKVIERLLRISSCKVTTVESGTRALQYLGLDGNTGASDLKDLKVNLIVTDYSMPGLTGYDLLKKIKESSTFREIPVVIMSSENILTRIEQCLKEGAEDFLLKPVKLADVKRIKQLIMRNEAEDHKTLSHSNKRKLGEDVDASPSSSSSSSSHDDSSVKDFPSSKRMKSESDIFSPFI, from the exons ATGGCTGTTGGTGAGGTCATGAGGATGGAGGTTCCCACCGGTGGAGATCTGACTGTTAGTTCGCCTGACCTACATGTTCTAGCTGTCGACGATAGTATTGTGGATCGTAAAGTCATCGAGAGGTTGCTGAGAATATCTTCTTGCAAAG TGACGACTGTAGAGAGTGGGACTAGGGCTTTGCAGTATCTTGGCTTAGATGGAAACACAGGAGCTTCTGATCTTAAG GATTTGAAGGTGAATTTGATAGTGACGGATTACTCAATGCCAGGACTAACAGGATATGATCTTCTCAAGAAGATTAAG GAATCTTCTACATTCAGAGAAATACCTGTAGTGATCATGTCATCTGAGAACATCTTAACTCGTATAGAACA ATGTTTGAAGGAAGGTGCAGAGGATTTCCTGTTAAAACCGGTGAAGCTTGCAGATGTAAAGCGAATAAAACAACTTATAATGAGAAATGAAGCAGAAGACCACAAAACCTTGAGCCATTCTAACAAGAGAAAGCTTGGAGAAGATGTTGATGCATCACCATCATCTTCCTCATCATCATCAAGTCATGATGATTCCTCTGTCAAGGACTTTCCATCTTCAAAACGAATGAAGTCAGAATCTGACATTTTTTCTCCTTTTATTTGA
- the LOC106308961 gene encoding E3 ubiquitin ligase BIG BROTHER-related-like — protein MKSRGDLYFRHEIDRNPSASDAGTIKACATMVTWHEDTEDSETTFSFTLSAEDVIERQGLANKIQELDELFMEAAFPQEDNLLLLTEEAYHCFIELISSRDYSRDCAMSLWFTFRVWRPPPPLPPSVDEFEDDDDDDDDDEATNSNIPIRAASKLAVKSLTKKIYNKGDSLAIDSCTICLEEFKNGVNVVELPCGHEFDDACIAHWFETDHICPLCRFELTREHH, from the coding sequence ATGAAATCCAGAGGCGACTTGTATTTCAGGCATGAGATCGACCGTAACCCTTCAGCCTCGGATGCTGGCACAATCAAAGCATGCGCAACCATGGTCACGTGGCACGAGGACACGGAAGATTCTGAAACAACATTCTCGTTTACGTTGTCGGCGGAGGACGTCATCGAACGCCAAGGACTTGCCAACAAAATACAAGAACTAGATGAGCTATTCATGGAAGCTGCTTTCCCTCAAGAAGATAATTTGCTTTTGTTGACCGAAGAAGCCTATCATTGTTTCATTGAATTGATTTCCTCACGTGATTATAGCAGAGATTGTGCTATGTCTCTGTGGTTTACTTTTCGTGTTTGGCGTCCTCCTCCTCCTCTTCCTCCTTCAGTTGATGAATTTGAGGATGATGATGATGATGATGATGATGATGAGGCGACCAATAGTAATATTCCAATCAGGGCAGCAAGCAAGCTCGCGGTCAAGTCCTTAACCAAGAAAATATACAATAAAGGTGACTCTCTCGCCATTGACAGTTGCACTATTTGTTTGGAAGAGTTTAAGAATGGAGTCAATGTTGTCGAGTTACCCTGTGGACATGAGTTTGATGATGCATGTATCGCACACTGGTTCGAGACCGATCACATTTGTCCATTGTGTCGTTTCGAGTTAACTCGTGAGCATCATTGA